In the genome of Myxococcus stipitatus, one region contains:
- a CDS encoding SMI1/KNR4 family protein: MRHLVQTIEAGPSLSEDEVRRFETGHGLVLPGAFREFLLAMNGGRPVRDVFRLEGLPGNPFGRIHLFFGLNDPIESCNLDWNLQVFGERIPAGLLPIATTEGADKVCLAMAGDDSGSVFYWDAHAQAGAKRTYLLSRDFGAFVSSLHADELSPRLPRA; encoded by the coding sequence ATGAGACACCTCGTGCAGACGATTGAAGCAGGGCCTTCACTGAGTGAAGACGAAGTCCGGCGCTTCGAGACCGGGCACGGTCTCGTGCTTCCCGGCGCCTTCCGTGAGTTCCTGCTGGCGATGAACGGGGGACGCCCGGTGCGCGATGTGTTCCGGCTCGAAGGGCTTCCGGGAAACCCCTTCGGCCGGATCCACCTCTTCTTCGGACTCAATGACCCCATCGAGTCCTGCAATCTCGATTGGAATCTCCAGGTCTTCGGAGAGCGCATCCCCGCAGGACTCCTCCCGATTGCGACCACGGAGGGCGCGGACAAGGTCTGCCTGGCGATGGCCGGCGATGACTCGGGGAGCGTCTTCTACTGGGATGCCCACGCTCAGGCTGGCGCGAAGAGGACCTACCTCCTGTCACGCGACTTCGGAGCCTTCGTGTCATCCCTTCACGCCGACGAGCTCTCTCCTCGGCTTCCCAGAGCGTGA